The following proteins are co-located in the Ursus arctos isolate Adak ecotype North America unplaced genomic scaffold, UrsArc2.0 scaffold_13, whole genome shotgun sequence genome:
- the CENPW gene encoding centromere protein W, translated as MAFSTTVSQRKHIKRKAPRGFLKRVFKRQKPHLRLETRGDLLVHLNCLLFVHRLAEETRMNAFENKCGVIKKEHVQAAAKVILKKSRG; from the exons ATGGCGTTCTCGACCACAGTCTCCCAGAGAAAGCATATAAAACGGAAGGCTCCCCGGGGCTTTCTTAAGCGCGTCTTCAAGCGACAGAAGCCTCACCTTCGTCTAGAGACAAGGGGCGACTTACTG gtgCATCTGAATTGTTTACTCTTTGTTCATCGGTTAGCAGAAGAGACCAGAATGAATGCTTTTGAGAATAAGTGTGGAGTCATTAAAAAGGAGCATGTACAGGCTGCAGCAAAG GTAATTCTAAAGAAGAGCAGAGGTTAG